A segment of the Anopheles cruzii chromosome 2, idAnoCruzAS_RS32_06, whole genome shotgun sequence genome:
AACCTTCGTAGGATTTCAGCATCAACAATTTCGCAATTTTCGCCACGCGGTCTATTTACGAGCATGTGATCGCTGCatgtattttatttgaaaaaaagtGGCTCCGAATGTGATCAAAAGTGAGAAGTGATTCTTCCACGAACCAAGTTCGCCATGAATCATGTTCGGGTTGCTATCGAAATGGGCAACATTAAAGAGCGAGTCAACTAGCAAGTTATTAGAAATGTCCCATACAGAGACGCGCATAATGGGATCAAAGGCAGTCCCAGTTCCCCGTCCGTTTCCCATGATTCATGCTACCGACAGACGTAAACAAACGTATTAAATTACTGACCACGTCTTGCGCCCTCAAGCTTGCgtcttttgtttctttctatCCCTGGGTGATGATTTGATGACGGTGATTGCCAGTGAAGGCAACAGCATGCTTTTCCCTTTTATTCAATATCGTATGCACGCTTCAATCGCATTTTGCTTTGTCCGCGGACCCGCAGTactgttgcaaatgcaactTCTGTGCGCTCAAGAACCCAGACCCAGATTATTGTTAGTTTATACCTTCCAAACTGAGTTGCCGTGGCCAAACGGTGATGTTCAGGGACGACACTTTCCACCATTGTTGGCACGATTGGCCTTTCCGTGTTGTGTGCTGTGTAATTACATACGATGCTGAcccgcagagagagagagagagcgcgagtgacacacgcacacacggaccCGCATAGTTAGAAGAGAACAAACGGCGGACAAAGGACCACCATCCGTCAACCGGTCGCCAAATTTGCGTTCTCGAGCAAAGAttgctttggtttggttcaTCAATCATCACACTAAAGACCGTGCGACTAAAGGAGCTTTTAAGGCTAGAAAAAAGGCGTACTAAGCAATCCTGACAAGTCCCTTCCATATGGCGTTACACAGCCCAACGCGGAGGAAAACCATGTCTGGTGGGCAGTGCGGTGTGTGGTTGATGACGAAAAATTATCGATTATTTTGCTTTCCGTTGCCGTCATTGACTCACGGCGCACTGACTGTCTGTTGGCAGCCATCGTCGGAGTTTTTCCAACCTTACGAAGAAGGACAAGGAAGCGATTTGCGTCCCCGTGTTTCCACAAACATGGTAATATTTCGGATTCCCGGAAGTGCCCCGTTGGTTGTGGTGGTTACGCAAAGCCTTTGGCAACCTTCAGTAACGCCCACGCAGTGCTAATTTAATCACACCCCAAACGAGCCAGTGAGCCACCCCCTGATGGGCCCGGATTTTTGGGTGTGCTGCTGGAACTGGATGTTCCGTATGTTTCCGGAGACGCGGATAGGATGTTGTTCTACACACTACGCCCTTACCTGTGTCCCCGATGATGATGTATTTGAACAAGTATGCGTACGACATTTTAATTTGCGTTGTTATTCGACGCGCTACGCAGAAATCGCCTTGGCTTTATTACACTTTGTGTCGTTGTTCGCCTTATCACGTCACGACCACCGCACGGTATCACTAAGGGATGGTTTTCGCTAGATTACTAGGGGATAATCGGATTCCTTTTTCCTGCACTCTCGCGAAAGACGACACTTTTCCGTGTTTGCTCGGCCACTGCGTATTGGTTCTCTagggcaacaaaaacacacacataacacacCGTCAGCCAACCACACACAATAGGAACACGGAGTGCAGTATTGGATTGGGTTACGCGCACTACCGACCGCAGATTCGATTGAATGTTACAATTAATCGACGGGTGGCTGTAAATTGAACACACTTTCACACGATTCCTCTATTGGTTCTCTTTGTTCAATCTATGCGATTTAGGGGCACAGCGATGACCGATCACGAAAAAAGTACTACGGATAAAAATCTGATGACGGTCTGCAAGCGAGAAACTTCAAGTGCAGTTCGTGTGGCAGGGTTGCATCCGTGGCTGGACTGCTGTCAAAGTGATGACCATTGAAAACCATGACCGCTCGTTTCTGATTGcgatttagaaagaaaaagcTGGAATCAGAATGATTGTAAAATCGCTCTTTATTTACCTCAATAATGAATAATGTCATATAACGAAAATAAAggataatataatataatcAAACAGAGATAATATTTCTCATCTTTTCACGTCCATCTCATTCTCACTATGGGGCATCTCACGTTCATCTCACCTCTCACtccgggtttgttttgattccgggGGAGGAGAAGTGAAGGAGCAAAGCGTCCTTGCGAGGAGTGTAATTTTATAGAAGGAGGATTGTGCGACATGATCCTGTGATTTGTTCTGTCTGTTGGTTTGCTGCTGGAGTCATTGTTTGCAGAATATCGCTTTGGGCAACGAGCGCGCGACGACCGCGGTCACGATGATTCGGTCGCTGGTACTCAGTTGTTTACTGTTGATCTATTGCTTTCGCCTAATtttcgcttccggcggcgACCGCAGCCAATACTATCAGAAttgtttaaagttttgcacgCTCGATAACTGTACCAAGTGTAAGCAGTGGCGCACCGCATTGTAATGCACTGTAACTGCACTGTGCACTGTTGTGTAAtgcattgttttgatttcagCTGGTATTTCGTACACACGAGAATTACAATGGAAGCATGACCCGATCAATAAGTTGCTCCTGTGGACCTGTTACGACGAGTGCGGCtacgagtgtgtgtggaagaCAACCAGCGCATTTCATAACCGCAACTGGACCACTCCCCAATTTTACGGGAAGGTAACCGTTCGCCCCATCCCGGTTTGTGTGATGAAACTTAAATTTAAATCTGCGTTTTTTTTCAGTGGCCCTTTGTCCGGTTTCTTGGCATGCAGGAACCGGCATCGGTGCTTTTCTCCGTGGCCAACTTCGTTACGCACTACAAAATGATGCAACGCTTCAAGCGAGAAGTTCGCACCGATAGCCCCATGTTTGGAACGTGGCGCGCTTTTTCGTTCATCTGTCTCAACGCTTGGATTTGGTCGGCCATCTTTCATACACGGGATTTCCCCATCACGGAGCTGCTAGATTATACTTTCGCGTACTCGATGGTGCTTGCCTCGTTTCACGGGATGGTGCTGCGCATGATACACCGGATGTCGGTGGTTCTCCGGGGCACGTTCAGtacgctgtgtgtgttgtttttcgttaATCACTTTTCGTACCTCAGCATCGGACGGTTCGACTATTCGTACAACATGAAGGCGAACATTGTCACCGGTAGGGTTCtgagtttttttttgaggCGAGATTCCTAGTTTAAAATGGCCATCGATCATTGTGACAGGGATGAGCGGCGCTCTCGGGTGGATGCTGTGGTGTTTGATGCAACGCCGGAAACGTCGCTACGTTTGGAAGTGTTTTCTGTTCATCGTCCTTGCGACGctatcgctgctgctggaagtaaACGATTTCCCACCGATCCTGTGGACCTTCGATGCGCACTCGATTTGGCATCTGGTAACGGCACCACTCACTGTTCTATTCTATAGGTAACGCGTATCGTTGAGGTCCTCAGGGAACCCGCAATTACGTTGCGTCGGTTGATTTAACCTAATCTTGCCCCTTTCCAGTTTTATCATTGAAGACTGTAAGACGTTGCGAAAAGAAATGGCGCtcggcgaagacgaagaaaaccGTAAGCTGTTGTAAGGAAGGCAACGTTCCGGAATCCAGCCTGCGGGGGGTTTTCGCAAAGAACCAGCGAACAACTATCTCCACGACAATAATATTCAAGCCAGCGTCGATCAAAAGTAAAAAAAGTACGGGTTAATTCGACGCAACTAAATATCCTTTACGGCGGATAACATATTGCATTGTCGAAAACTATCGCGTTCCGGTGAGAAGACATTTACAGGTTTAGGTAATTTACATAATTCGAcagattttaatttaaaaaatcaccAAGCAAAAAACCTACcacaaaacaattttcgaaCAAGTTAGTGATCAGACGGTTGCCAAAATTACGATTCCCCAGATCGCACAGTAACTGCGAACCGGTGGCTTTATGGAACTAAACATCATCACGGAACAAATATCTTAATGAagtttgcaaaaataataacattctATACATCGTCACGAGCAGCACCGGGCCCGAGCAGTGTAGATAGTTAACATGTCAATTTTATGGGCTCGAAAAAGTTTCCGCACTTCCGATTCCAGCGTTTGTGAATGTTTGCTGATAGTCGTAGCCGTGAAATTTGTATCCCTTTGCACGGATTTCTAGTCAACTTGTACGTGGCGGCATTAGGGTAACGTGAGTGGGATATTTTCACTTCCCTCAGTTACCATAACGATATTTCAGGATGTGTAAAACATGACTGTTTACTGTAAAGGA
Coding sequences within it:
- the LOC128279122 gene encoding post-GPI attachment to proteins factor 3, translated to MINIALGNERATTAVTMIRSLVLSCLLLIYCFRLIFASGGDRSQYYQNCLKFCTLDNCTKSGISYTRELQWKHDPINKLLLWTCYDECGYECVWKTTSAFHNRNWTTPQFYGKWPFVRFLGMQEPASVLFSVANFVTHYKMMQRFKREVRTDSPMFGTWRAFSFICLNAWIWSAIFHTRDFPITELLDYTFAYSMVLASFHGMVLRMIHRMSVVLRGTFSTLCVLFFVNHFSYLSIGRFDYSYNMKANIVTGMSGALGWMLWCLMQRRKRRYVWKCFLFIVLATLSLLLEVNDFPPILWTFDAHSIWHLVTAPLTVLFYSFIIEDCKTLRKEMALGEDEENRKLL